A genomic window from Bradyrhizobium lupini includes:
- a CDS encoding flavodoxin family protein yields MTEADIRKGMPPVKLSREAFERRYRSRFVDPAFAPLQRELDAIVGAAWDAYSDSRKAPLTRKAGAGFSDPDYDIAIDWLDARAKILAAQRRHDDADETPRILIINGSARSEHTCPGEMSKTWRLVELAEPVFAELGFAVDILDLSRLASEFGKTIHPCKSCVGTAMPLCHWPCSCYPNYSLGQTDDWMNDIYPLWVAAHGILIVTPVNWYHVPAGLKAMMDRMVCADGGNPDPTSTHGKKAAEAKALELKGWPYPRHLAGRHFGLVVHGDAVGAEGVRRALSDWLTDMQLISAGRFAELDGYVGYMEPYATSHRDLDDDRAFQTEVQNVARALGNAVRLARSGQLREPGAGLSDPNPK; encoded by the coding sequence ATGACGGAAGCCGACATTCGCAAGGGGATGCCGCCCGTCAAGCTCTCGCGCGAGGCCTTCGAGCGCCGCTACAGGAGCCGGTTCGTCGATCCCGCCTTTGCACCGCTCCAGCGCGAGCTCGACGCCATCGTCGGCGCGGCCTGGGACGCCTACAGCGATTCACGCAAGGCCCCGCTGACGCGAAAGGCGGGCGCGGGATTCTCCGATCCCGATTACGACATCGCCATCGACTGGCTCGATGCGCGCGCGAAGATCCTGGCGGCGCAGCGACGCCATGACGATGCGGACGAGACGCCGCGCATCCTCATCATCAACGGCTCGGCCCGCAGCGAGCACACCTGTCCCGGCGAGATGTCCAAGACCTGGCGTCTGGTCGAACTCGCCGAGCCGGTCTTTGCCGAGCTTGGGTTTGCCGTCGACATCCTGGACCTGTCGCGCCTGGCCTCGGAGTTCGGCAAGACGATCCATCCCTGCAAATCCTGCGTCGGAACCGCGATGCCGCTCTGCCACTGGCCGTGCAGCTGCTATCCAAACTATTCGCTGGGGCAGACCGACGACTGGATGAACGATATCTATCCGCTGTGGGTCGCGGCCCACGGCATCCTGATCGTGACGCCGGTGAACTGGTATCACGTACCCGCCGGACTGAAGGCGATGATGGACCGCATGGTCTGCGCCGACGGCGGCAATCCCGATCCGACCTCGACCCACGGCAAGAAGGCGGCCGAGGCGAAGGCGCTGGAGCTGAAGGGCTGGCCTTATCCGCGCCATCTCGCCGGCCGTCATTTCGGCCTCGTCGTTCACGGCGATGCGGTCGGTGCCGAGGGCGTGCGCCGGGCCTTGTCGGATTGGTTGACCGATATGCAGTTGATCTCGGCGGGCCGCTTCGCCGAGCTCGATGGCTATGTCGGCTACATGGAGCCATACGCCACCTCGCACCGCGACCTCGATGACGACAGGGCATTCCAGACGGAGGTGCAGAACGTCGCGCGCGCACTCGGCAACGCGGTCCGCCTGGCGCGGAGCGGACAGCTTCGCGAGCCCGGTGCGGGCCTGTCGGATCCAAACCCCAAATGA
- a CDS encoding NAD(P)/FAD-dependent oxidoreductase: MMANDQPYDCLIVGGGPAGLMAAIYLARFRRRVCVVDAGASRAALIPRSHNVPGFVHGLSGTDLLARMSAQLGELAVTRVDAEVTSLRRHDHGFQAIWNGGAHTAATVILACGIVDAHPPFDEWRAAVADGLLRYCPVCDAFEAIDRRIGIVGPLHRAAGKALFMRGYSRDVTLLATGEDDGKPAAAELNEAGVEIVVAPGLRLRRRDDGVEAVFADGRTAQFEMVYPVMGAEVRSHLAMTLGAEHTADGHLKVDDHQRSSVDGLYGIGDVVTDLHQISVAFGHAALAACTIHNSLPRRLA; this comes from the coding sequence ATGATGGCGAATGATCAGCCGTATGATTGCCTGATCGTCGGCGGCGGCCCGGCCGGGCTGATGGCTGCGATCTACCTCGCGCGATTTCGGCGCCGCGTCTGTGTCGTGGACGCAGGCGCGAGCCGGGCGGCGCTGATCCCGCGCAGTCACAATGTGCCGGGCTTCGTCCACGGCCTCTCCGGCACTGACCTGCTCGCGCGCATGTCCGCGCAACTGGGCGAGCTCGCGGTCACGCGCGTTGATGCCGAGGTCACCAGCTTGCGACGACACGATCACGGTTTTCAGGCGATCTGGAACGGCGGCGCGCATACGGCCGCCACCGTCATCCTTGCCTGCGGCATCGTCGACGCCCATCCGCCGTTCGACGAATGGCGCGCGGCCGTCGCGGACGGGCTGTTGCGCTACTGTCCCGTTTGCGACGCCTTCGAGGCGATCGACCGTCGCATCGGCATCGTCGGTCCGCTTCACCGCGCCGCCGGCAAGGCGCTCTTCATGCGCGGCTACTCGCGCGACGTGACGCTGCTGGCAACGGGCGAGGATGACGGGAAGCCCGCGGCAGCGGAGCTCAATGAAGCCGGTGTCGAGATCGTCGTCGCGCCCGGCCTGCGCCTGAGGCGGCGAGACGACGGCGTTGAAGCCGTCTTCGCCGATGGCCGGACGGCGCAATTCGAGATGGTCTACCCGGTGATGGGTGCGGAAGTGCGCTCGCATCTCGCGATGACGCTTGGGGCCGAACACACCGCAGACGGCCATCTGAAAGTCGACGACCATCAGCGCAGCTCGGTCGACGGGCTCTACGGCATCGGCGACGTCGTCACCGACCTGCACCAGATATCGGTCGCGTTCGGCCACGCCGCGCTCGCCGCCTGCACGATCCACAACAGCCTGCCGCGGCGGCTGGCATGA
- a CDS encoding SDR family oxidoreductase, with product MPANQLAVVTGASTGIGLELARCCAQAGFNLVIAADEPEIERVAVDLRRLGSSVEPVQADLATTEGVDKLCAAVGDRPIDALLANAGVGLGKAFLDQDFARIKHLVDTNITGTLYLIHRAGNAMLRRNSGRILITGSIAGFTPGSFQAVYNASKAFLDSFSFALREELRDSGVTVTCLMPGATETEFFRRADMMDTKVGTEPKDSAYDVAKAGFDAMLRGESDIVTGMKNKIQTTIANVTPNEMLAKQHRKMAEPGTAKS from the coding sequence ATGCCCGCCAATCAACTCGCCGTCGTCACCGGCGCCTCCACCGGCATCGGGCTGGAACTCGCCAGATGCTGTGCCCAAGCAGGTTTCAACCTTGTCATTGCGGCGGACGAGCCCGAGATCGAGAGGGTGGCCGTCGATCTGCGCAGGCTCGGCAGCAGCGTCGAACCGGTGCAGGCCGATCTCGCCACCACCGAAGGCGTCGACAAGCTCTGCGCCGCGGTCGGCGACCGGCCGATCGACGCGCTGCTGGCCAATGCCGGCGTTGGTCTTGGCAAGGCCTTTCTCGACCAGGATTTTGCCAGGATCAAGCACCTCGTCGACACCAACATCACCGGCACGCTGTATCTCATCCATCGCGCCGGCAACGCGATGCTTCGCCGCAATTCGGGGCGCATCCTGATCACGGGCTCGATCGCGGGATTCACGCCGGGCAGTTTTCAGGCGGTCTACAACGCCAGCAAGGCGTTTCTTGATTCATTCTCATTTGCGCTCCGCGAGGAGTTGCGCGACAGCGGCGTCACCGTCACCTGCCTGATGCCTGGCGCCACGGAAACGGAGTTCTTCCGCCGCGCCGACATGATGGATACCAAGGTCGGCACCGAGCCGAAGGACAGTGCCTACGACGTGGCGAAGGCCGGCTTCGACGCCATGTTGCGCGGGGAGTCCGACATCGTGACCGGAATGAAGAACAAGATCCAGACCACGATCGCCAACGTCACGCCGAACGAGATGCTGGCCAAGCAGCATCGCAAGATGGCGGAGCCGGGCACGGCGAAGTCGTAG
- a CDS encoding Crp/Fnr family transcriptional regulator — translation MPLSTLDRSQVDPVIRRLNVLRPLSTEARTSLEYAMLEGIQRAGAGEDLISEGDPVDSVRLVLSGWLCRYKTLEDGRRQIVNFLFPGESCDAHAFLLSVMDHSIAAMTPVVYTEIKRARFESLVASDGALAEAFWCETLVNNAIQREWAINLGRRVAFERVAHLFCEIIERLRPVGMVEGNSCVMPVTQMDLADATGLSVVHLNRTVQELRASGLIVLRDRTLTITDLDALKDAALFSPSYLQLYRRS, via the coding sequence ATGCCCTTGTCGACGCTAGATCGCAGCCAGGTGGACCCGGTCATTCGCCGGCTGAACGTGCTGAGGCCGCTGTCGACGGAGGCCCGCACCTCGCTCGAATATGCAATGCTCGAGGGAATCCAGCGCGCAGGAGCGGGCGAGGATCTGATCTCGGAGGGCGATCCGGTCGACAGCGTGCGCCTCGTGCTGTCGGGCTGGCTCTGCCGCTACAAGACGCTCGAGGACGGGCGGCGCCAGATCGTCAATTTTCTCTTTCCCGGCGAAAGTTGCGACGCGCACGCGTTCCTGTTGTCGGTGATGGATCATTCCATCGCGGCGATGACGCCGGTCGTCTACACCGAAATCAAGCGCGCGCGGTTCGAGAGTCTGGTGGCGAGCGACGGCGCGCTGGCGGAAGCGTTCTGGTGCGAGACGCTTGTCAACAACGCGATCCAGCGCGAATGGGCCATCAATCTCGGCCGCCGGGTGGCCTTCGAACGCGTGGCCCATCTGTTCTGCGAAATCATCGAGCGGCTGCGTCCTGTCGGCATGGTCGAGGGCAATTCCTGCGTGATGCCGGTGACGCAAATGGATCTTGCGGACGCCACCGGCCTGTCGGTGGTCCATCTCAACCGCACGGTTCAGGAGTTGCGTGCTTCCGGTCTGATCGTGCTGCGCGATCGCACGCTGACCATCACCGATCTCGATGCGCTCAAGGACGCGGCGCTGTTCTCGCCGAGCTATCTGCAACTCTATCGACGGAGCTAA
- a CDS encoding CsbD family protein, with the protein MSKTKGLGQRIAGKAKQAVGEIVGDQNLHEEGKEQAERGRDEQSKPSELNPLKKLNQLT; encoded by the coding sequence ATGAGCAAGACCAAGGGCCTCGGTCAGCGGATCGCCGGCAAGGCGAAACAGGCCGTCGGCGAGATCGTCGGCGATCAGAATCTCCATGAGGAAGGCAAGGAGCAAGCGGAGCGCGGCCGGGACGAACAGAGCAAGCCAAGCGAGCTCAATCCGTTGAAGAAACTCAATCAGCTGACGTGA
- a CDS encoding CheR family methyltransferase codes for MHEIGDQSVERERQTRSPLIIGVGAAPTALDSVERFFSRLTVSADQAVVLAFQHHEALDEPRLRQIVRNSHGGKISDVGNGQTIEGGTIYLCPPAMITTIQDGRFGVRPAEQAPGERATIDSFLVSLAEERAEQSIGVILSGIGGDGTLGTATLKDHGGLAIAEKGASDDADHLKDADTPAAIADYVLTAEDIAEHIQVYARHLRRLEEKQGFDEVLAAAATSLSRIADILRSKTGNDFHGYKQNTFLRRVQRRMQVVQIGDISAYVDFLRNDQDEAQHLFNDLLIGVTEFFRDKREFEVLENQIVPKLFEGKDASQQVRVWVLGCATGEEAYSIAILLREYMAKMDSPPQVQIFATDIDGRALAAARVGRYRTKIEAEMTGERLARWFVREGDTYCVVKELREMCIFSQHNVIKDAPFSKLDLVSCRNLLIYLNAELQNRVIPLFHFALLPDRFLFLGNSENVTRHPKLFVPVDRRARIFKKLETGTRLPPEFPITTAAGRANLEIAPARSFRPDIGLERRAQRIAERYAPAYVIADSNFQVLHFSGRTGRYIEPTAGAATLDLLQLVHRDLRLDLRAVLSRAAETNEPAHAEQVQLGANGQHIPVDITVEPIQESGSGDRNFVVLFKDGPVRAIDAGAGKPNALVQTEHVERIEGELRATRERLQATIEELESTNEELKSSNEEYQSLNEELQSANEELETSREELQSVNEELTTVNGELAHRVQELTRATSDLRNFLESTQIATVFLDNELRVMNFTPAITQILHLVETDISRPIAHIKARVPIEDLYDDVRSVLRTLASAERELRAPDSGTRYIVRILPYRSIENFIAGVVITFVDITAMTRAEERQRLLLAELQHRVRNTLGVVRSIARRTADTSSTVEEFASHLDGRLNAFARTQALVTRDPEGGVDLEYLAVEEMLAYNAREGEQVRVSGPPVRFQSKAAETFALAIHELATNALKYGALSRPTGRIEISWRLEQGTDPAELVFEWRERGGPPVAPPPHKGFGTELLERTLAFEFKGQTRLAFSPKGLECTITIPLSKRAFHTPAVAS; via the coding sequence ATGCATGAAATCGGCGACCAGTCGGTCGAAAGAGAGCGCCAGACCAGGTCTCCGCTGATCATCGGGGTGGGCGCCGCGCCGACAGCTCTGGATAGCGTCGAGCGGTTCTTTTCCAGGCTGACCGTAAGCGCCGACCAGGCCGTCGTGCTCGCATTCCAGCATCATGAGGCCCTCGACGAGCCGCGGCTGCGCCAGATCGTGCGAAATTCCCACGGTGGCAAGATTTCCGACGTCGGCAACGGCCAGACCATCGAGGGTGGCACGATTTATCTGTGCCCGCCGGCGATGATCACGACGATCCAGGACGGTCGCTTCGGCGTCCGCCCGGCCGAGCAGGCGCCCGGCGAGCGGGCGACGATCGACAGCTTCCTGGTGTCGCTGGCGGAAGAACGCGCCGAGCAATCGATCGGCGTGATCCTGTCCGGCATCGGCGGCGATGGCACGTTGGGTACCGCGACACTGAAGGACCACGGCGGCCTTGCCATCGCCGAAAAAGGCGCGAGCGACGACGCGGATCATCTGAAGGACGCCGATACGCCGGCGGCGATCGCCGACTACGTGCTGACCGCCGAAGACATCGCCGAGCACATCCAGGTCTATGCCCGTCATCTGCGGCGGCTGGAGGAGAAGCAGGGGTTCGATGAGGTGCTGGCCGCTGCAGCGACCTCGCTGTCGCGCATCGCCGACATCCTGCGCAGCAAGACCGGCAATGATTTCCACGGCTACAAGCAGAACACCTTCCTGCGTCGCGTGCAGCGGCGGATGCAGGTGGTCCAGATCGGCGACATTTCCGCTTACGTCGATTTCCTGCGCAACGACCAGGACGAGGCGCAGCACCTCTTCAACGACCTCTTGATCGGCGTCACCGAATTCTTCCGCGACAAGCGTGAATTCGAGGTGCTGGAGAACCAGATCGTCCCGAAGCTCTTCGAAGGCAAGGACGCGAGCCAGCAGGTTCGCGTCTGGGTGCTCGGCTGCGCAACCGGCGAGGAGGCCTATTCGATCGCTATCCTCCTGCGCGAGTACATGGCCAAAATGGACTCGCCACCGCAGGTTCAGATCTTCGCGACCGACATCGACGGACGGGCGCTGGCGGCTGCGCGCGTCGGCCGCTATCGCACCAAGATCGAAGCGGAGATGACCGGCGAGCGCCTGGCGCGCTGGTTCGTGCGCGAAGGTGACACCTATTGCGTGGTCAAGGAGCTGCGCGAGATGTGCATCTTCTCGCAGCACAACGTGATCAAGGACGCACCGTTCTCCAAGCTCGATCTCGTCTCCTGCCGCAACCTGCTGATCTACCTCAATGCCGAATTGCAGAACCGGGTGATCCCGTTATTTCACTTCGCCCTTCTGCCGGATCGGTTCCTGTTCCTCGGCAATTCCGAGAACGTCACGCGGCATCCAAAACTGTTCGTACCGGTCGACCGCCGCGCCCGCATCTTCAAGAAGCTCGAGACCGGAACCCGGCTGCCGCCGGAATTTCCGATCACGACCGCCGCGGGGAGGGCAAACCTCGAGATAGCGCCGGCGCGCTCCTTCCGCCCTGATATCGGGCTGGAGCGTCGCGCGCAGCGGATCGCGGAGCGCTATGCGCCCGCCTATGTCATCGCCGACAGCAACTTTCAGGTCCTGCACTTTTCCGGGCGCACCGGACGCTACATCGAGCCGACGGCAGGCGCCGCCACGCTCGATCTGCTCCAACTCGTCCACCGCGATCTCCGCCTGGACCTGCGGGCGGTGCTCAGCCGCGCGGCGGAGACCAACGAGCCCGCCCATGCCGAACAGGTGCAGCTCGGCGCCAACGGCCAGCACATTCCCGTCGACATCACGGTGGAGCCGATCCAGGAGAGCGGCAGCGGCGATCGCAATTTTGTCGTCCTGTTCAAGGACGGCCCGGTGCGCGCCATCGATGCCGGCGCAGGCAAGCCCAATGCGTTGGTGCAGACCGAGCATGTCGAGCGTATCGAAGGCGAGCTGCGGGCGACGCGGGAGCGCCTTCAGGCGACCATCGAAGAGCTCGAAAGCACCAATGAGGAGCTGAAGTCCTCGAACGAGGAATACCAGTCCCTCAACGAGGAGCTCCAGTCCGCGAACGAAGAACTCGAAACCTCGCGCGAGGAATTGCAGTCGGTCAACGAGGAGCTGACCACCGTCAACGGCGAGCTTGCTCACCGCGTCCAGGAATTGACGCGCGCCACCAGTGACCTCCGGAATTTCCTGGAGAGCACGCAGATCGCGACCGTATTCCTCGACAACGAGTTGCGCGTGATGAACTTCACGCCGGCGATCACGCAAATTCTGCATCTCGTAGAAACCGACATTAGCCGGCCCATCGCGCACATCAAGGCGCGCGTCCCGATCGAGGACCTCTATGACGACGTTCGCAGCGTGCTGCGGACGCTTGCCAGCGCCGAGCGCGAGCTGAGGGCGCCGGACAGCGGCACGCGCTACATCGTGCGAATCCTGCCCTATCGCAGCATCGAAAACTTCATCGCCGGGGTCGTGATCACCTTCGTTGACATCACCGCCATGACCCGCGCCGAGGAGCGGCAGCGCCTGCTGCTGGCCGAGCTCCAGCATCGGGTCCGCAACACGCTCGGCGTGGTGCGCTCGATCGCCCGTCGCACGGCCGATACGAGCTCGACGGTCGAGGAGTTTGCCTCTCATCTCGACGGCCGGCTCAACGCTTTCGCCCGTACCCAGGCGCTGGTGACCCGCGATCCCGAGGGCGGCGTCGATCTCGAATACCTCGCCGTCGAGGAGATGCTGGCCTATAATGCCAGGGAGGGCGAGCAGGTACGTGTCAGCGGTCCCCCGGTGCGTTTTCAGTCGAAGGCAGCGGAAACCTTTGCCCTTGCCATTCACGAGCTCGCGACCAACGCACTCAAATACGGCGCCCTGAGCCGGCCGACCGGTCGCATCGAGATTTCCTGGCGCCTCGAGCAGGGCACCGACCCGGCGGAGCTGGTGTTCGAGTGGCGGGAGCGCGGTGGGCCGCCGGTTGCGCCGCCGCCGCACAAAGGATTTGGGACCGAGCTTCTGGAGCGCACACTCGCGTTCGAGTTCAAGGGGCAGACCAGGTTGGCATTCAGTCCCAAGGGATTGGAATGCACGATCACCATTCCCCTCAGCAAGCGGGCGTTTCATACACCGGCGGTGGCCAGCTGA
- a CDS encoding response regulator, whose protein sequence is MAMSPRSSGPESALSGRRIFIVEDEYFLADDIGRACRALGADIAGPVGDLNDALRILHDGSVLDAAVLDVNIRSEMIFPVARELKARNVPFLFTTGYDKVTISPEFHDVPILEKPIDMPAMAQRLAALIADPHGRA, encoded by the coding sequence ATGGCGATGTCGCCTCGATCGTCAGGTCCAGAGTCGGCGCTCAGCGGGCGACGCATCTTCATTGTCGAGGACGAATATTTTCTCGCCGACGACATTGGCAGAGCATGTCGCGCGCTCGGCGCAGACATCGCGGGCCCGGTGGGCGATCTCAACGACGCACTCCGTATCCTGCACGACGGCAGTGTTCTGGATGCCGCCGTGCTCGACGTGAACATCCGCAGCGAGATGATCTTTCCGGTCGCGCGCGAACTGAAGGCACGGAACGTCCCCTTCCTCTTCACGACCGGATACGACAAGGTCACGATCAGTCCGGAATTCCACGACGTGCCGATCCTGGAGAAACCGATCGATATGCCTGCGATGGCACAGAGGCTGGCGGCGCTGATCGCCGATCCGCACGGCCGAGCCTGA
- a CDS encoding zinc-dependent alcohol dehydrogenase encodes MKALVWHGKEDIRCDTVTDPEIQDARDAIIKVTSCAICGSDLHLFHNYIPGMLPGDIMGHETMGEVVEVGSGVDGKLKKGDRIVVPFTIICGECDQCKRGNFSVCETTNRKSHLAEKAFGHSGAGLFGYTHLTGGYPGGQAEYLRVPFADATHIKVPAGIPDEQLLFLSDIFPTGWQAAVQCDIEPTDTVAIWGCGPVGQMAIRSAILLGANQVIAIDCLPERLSMAEAGGATTINFEKESVLERLEELTDGRGPEKCIDCVGMESHVMASLPDTLLDRAKQMVMVESDRPHVLREMIYVCRPGGIISVAGVYSGFSDMLPMGAFMNKGLTMRTGQTHVNRWTDDLLHRIEEGQIDPSFVITHTVPLSQGPEMYQVFRDKRDSCVKVVLKP; translated from the coding sequence ATGAAGGCGCTGGTTTGGCACGGCAAGGAAGACATACGCTGCGACACCGTTACCGATCCGGAAATTCAGGACGCGCGGGATGCCATCATCAAAGTCACGAGCTGCGCCATCTGCGGCTCGGACCTGCACCTCTTTCACAATTACATTCCGGGCATGCTGCCCGGGGACATCATGGGCCACGAGACCATGGGCGAAGTGGTCGAGGTCGGTTCGGGCGTCGACGGCAAGCTGAAGAAGGGCGACCGCATCGTCGTGCCCTTCACAATCATTTGCGGCGAATGCGACCAGTGCAAGCGTGGCAATTTCTCGGTTTGCGAAACCACCAATCGCAAGAGTCATCTCGCTGAAAAAGCGTTTGGTCATTCGGGCGCCGGCCTGTTCGGCTATACGCACCTGACCGGCGGCTATCCCGGCGGCCAGGCCGAATATTTGCGCGTGCCGTTCGCTGACGCCACGCACATCAAGGTGCCCGCGGGCATTCCCGACGAGCAGTTGCTGTTTCTCAGCGACATCTTCCCGACCGGCTGGCAGGCCGCCGTGCAATGCGACATCGAGCCGACCGACACGGTCGCGATCTGGGGCTGCGGTCCCGTGGGGCAGATGGCGATCCGCAGCGCCATCCTGCTCGGCGCCAACCAGGTGATCGCGATCGATTGCCTGCCCGAACGGCTCAGCATGGCCGAAGCCGGCGGCGCCACCACCATCAACTTCGAAAAAGAAAGCGTCCTGGAGCGGCTCGAGGAGCTCACCGACGGCAGAGGCCCCGAAAAATGTATCGATTGCGTCGGGATGGAGTCGCATGTGATGGCTTCCCTGCCCGACACGCTGCTCGACCGCGCCAAGCAGATGGTCATGGTGGAGAGCGACCGGCCCCATGTGCTGCGCGAGATGATCTATGTCTGCCGGCCCGGCGGCATCATTTCGGTGGCAGGCGTGTACAGCGGATTCTCCGACATGCTGCCGATGGGCGCCTTCATGAACAAGGGCCTGACGATGCGCACCGGCCAGACCCACGTCAACCGCTGGACCGACGACCTGCTCCATCGCATCGAGGAAGGTCAGATCGATCCGTCCTTCGTCATCACCCACACCGTCCCGCTTAGCCAAGGCCCCGAGATGTACCAGGTGTTTCGCGACAAGCGCGACTCCTGCGTCAAGGTCGTGCTGAAGCCCTGA
- a CDS encoding chemotaxis protein CheB, translating to MSNRDIIVIGGSAGATAPLKQILGRLPPDLPAAVFIVLHIPAQGIGILSTVASSAGPLPVRQAENGMKIEPGRVYLAAPDHHLLLSEDRVFLGRGPRENMVRPAIDALFRSAAINYGPRVIGVLLSGLLSDGSAGLNAIKRCGGISVVQDPSDAIADELPRSALEATIIDLCVPGAGMGDVLSDLAREAAGAALPIPPEIRLEVEIAAGERIGSDRLVSMADPVALTCPACGGVLSEMKESHPMRFRCQVGHAFAADVLAKEQEGQVDEALRVALRIIEERAELVQRMAADGRRNGRPAVAEMYQARAAEYREYADMIRRVVLKSLDPPIRKREA from the coding sequence ATGAGCAACCGCGACATCATCGTCATAGGTGGCTCGGCCGGCGCGACCGCGCCGCTGAAGCAGATCCTGGGCCGGCTGCCGCCGGATCTGCCCGCGGCGGTGTTCATCGTCCTGCACATCCCGGCGCAGGGCATCGGCATTCTCTCGACGGTGGCCAGCAGCGCCGGTCCGCTCCCGGTCCGGCAGGCCGAAAACGGCATGAAGATCGAGCCAGGCCGGGTTTATCTGGCCGCACCGGACCACCATCTGCTGCTGTCCGAGGATCGCGTATTCCTCGGGCGCGGCCCGCGCGAGAACATGGTCCGGCCGGCCATCGATGCCTTGTTTCGCTCGGCCGCCATCAATTACGGCCCACGTGTGATCGGTGTGCTGCTCAGCGGCCTGTTGTCGGACGGTTCGGCCGGTCTCAACGCCATCAAGCGTTGCGGCGGGATTTCGGTGGTTCAGGACCCCTCGGATGCCATCGCCGATGAATTGCCAAGGAGCGCCCTCGAGGCGACCATCATCGATCTTTGCGTTCCCGGCGCCGGAATGGGCGACGTGCTGTCTGATCTCGCCAGGGAGGCTGCCGGCGCCGCACTGCCGATCCCGCCGGAGATCCGGCTCGAGGTCGAGATCGCGGCCGGCGAACGGATCGGCAGTGACCGTCTCGTCTCGATGGCCGATCCGGTTGCGCTGACCTGTCCGGCCTGCGGGGGCGTCCTGTCCGAGATGAAGGAATCGCACCCGATGCGCTTCCGTTGCCAGGTCGGTCACGCCTTCGCCGCCGACGTCCTCGCAAAAGAGCAGGAGGGGCAAGTGGATGAAGCCCTGCGGGTCGCACTGCGCATCATCGAGGAGCGGGCCGAGCTGGTGCAGCGCATGGCCGCCGACGGACGGCGCAACGGCCGGCCGGCGGTGGCCGAGATGTACCAGGCGCGCGCTGCCGAATATCGCGAATATGCCGACATGATCCGGCGCGTTGTGCTAAAGTCGCTCGATCCTCCCATTCGCAAGCGGGAGGCTTGA
- a CDS encoding DUF305 domain-containing protein, producing the protein MNAAAPSAISKSIRTGDEGASRRRSRWVAAAELGLISSTFSTIVSQLFAARIGRDAAVDWMTVAAIPARDWAISAEPSWSAILAGIAFHQWADFSWALVFFGVLGRWTADLRPLTILLLALPWAVFSSSMEWFVLVPLFPFWQPLFTLQQPYWIGLLVHGSSAVMYPLFARLRWTGGAAPARDVRFTNAWITGALALIALLGAAALFGSHGYEPQWAGRDRDADQTYIRHMTAHHAQGIALARIATERAQDPHLRKLAMLMVASQTGENRIFETWWLSWFDTEMPDCSSDERAAMPGFLTQAEMRQVKAAPADQFDTVFVETMSKHHAGAVRMADQMWHSRGDLRLRVMAHAIRHEQQGEIALMHGASGIAAAAAAFRNMLGDNVN; encoded by the coding sequence GTGAACGCTGCCGCGCCGTCAGCCATTTCCAAGTCAATTCGCACCGGTGATGAAGGCGCCTCACGGCGACGCTCGCGCTGGGTCGCCGCTGCCGAACTCGGCCTGATCAGCAGCACCTTCTCGACCATCGTCAGCCAGCTCTTCGCCGCGCGCATCGGACGCGATGCCGCGGTCGACTGGATGACGGTCGCCGCCATTCCCGCGCGCGATTGGGCGATCAGCGCAGAGCCGTCGTGGAGCGCGATCCTTGCCGGGATCGCCTTCCACCAATGGGCGGACTTCTCCTGGGCGCTGGTGTTCTTCGGTGTGCTCGGGCGCTGGACCGCCGACCTGCGGCCGCTGACGATCCTGCTGCTCGCGCTGCCCTGGGCCGTGTTCTCGTCAAGCATGGAATGGTTCGTGCTGGTGCCCCTGTTTCCGTTTTGGCAACCGCTGTTCACGCTGCAGCAGCCCTACTGGATCGGCCTGCTCGTCCACGGCTCCTCGGCCGTGATGTACCCCCTGTTTGCCCGGCTGCGCTGGACCGGGGGAGCAGCACCCGCGCGCGATGTTCGCTTCACCAATGCCTGGATCACCGGCGCGCTGGCTTTGATCGCACTGCTCGGCGCGGCTGCCTTGTTCGGCAGCCATGGTTACGAGCCGCAGTGGGCGGGCCGCGACAGGGACGCGGACCAGACTTACATCCGTCACATGACTGCGCATCACGCCCAGGGCATCGCGCTGGCCCGGATCGCCACCGAGCGCGCGCAGGACCCGCATCTGCGAAAGCTGGCGATGCTGATGGTCGCAAGCCAGACCGGCGAGAACCGGATTTTCGAGACGTGGTGGCTGAGCTGGTTCGACACCGAGATGCCCGATTGCAGCTCGGACGAACGTGCCGCCATGCCGGGCTTCCTGACACAGGCCGAGATGCGACAGGTCAAGGCCGCGCCGGCGGACCAATTCGACACGGTGTTCGTCGAGACGATGAGCAAGCATCACGCAGGCGCGGTCAGGATGGCCGACCAGATGTGGCATAGCCGCGGCGATCTGCGCCTGCGTGTGATGGCCCACGCCATCCGCCATGAGCAACAGGGCGAGATCGCGCTGATGCACGGCGCCAGCGGCATTGCCGCCGCCGCCGCCGCCTTCCGCAACATGCTCGGCGACAATGTCAATTGA